In Streptomyces sp. 840.1, one DNA window encodes the following:
- a CDS encoding RNA polymerase sigma factor produces the protein MQTRTVSKTEHVSAIPAQHRALHHPEAEADPPPEPPEPSGLPEPSESPEAVMEESAELPEPSAPRGRPDTGGPSSDLFRQYLREIGRVPLLTAADEVELARSVEAGLFAEERLARTPDPDTRLAVDLDRLVVMGRMAKRRLIEANLRLVVSVAKRYVGRGLTMLDLVQEGNLGLIRAVEKFDYARGYKFSTYATWWIRQAMSRALADQARTIRVPVHVVELINRVIRVQRRMLQERGYEPTPEEVAAQLDLTPERVGEVLRLAQEPVSLHAPVGEEDDVSLGDLIEDGDAASPVESAAFLLLREHLEVVLSTLNERERKVVQLRYGLADGRPRTLEEIGRIFGVTRERIRQIESKTLNKLRDHAFADQLRGYLD, from the coding sequence GTGCAGACCCGGACCGTGAGCAAGACCGAGCATGTCTCGGCGATCCCCGCGCAGCACCGGGCCCTACATCATCCGGAGGCCGAGGCGGACCCGCCGCCCGAACCGCCCGAGCCCTCCGGGCTGCCCGAGCCGTCCGAGTCACCCGAGGCGGTCATGGAGGAGTCGGCGGAGCTGCCCGAGCCGTCGGCGCCGCGTGGCCGGCCGGACACCGGCGGGCCGTCGTCCGACCTGTTCCGGCAGTACCTGCGGGAGATCGGCCGCGTCCCGCTGCTCACCGCCGCCGACGAGGTGGAGCTCGCCCGCAGCGTCGAGGCCGGGCTGTTCGCGGAGGAGCGCCTCGCCCGCACCCCGGACCCCGACACCCGCCTCGCCGTCGACCTGGACCGCCTCGTCGTCATGGGGCGGATGGCCAAACGCCGCCTCATCGAGGCCAACCTCCGCCTCGTCGTCTCCGTGGCCAAACGCTATGTCGGCCGAGGGCTGACCATGCTCGACCTGGTCCAGGAGGGAAACCTCGGCCTCATCCGGGCCGTCGAGAAATTCGACTACGCCCGGGGTTACAAGTTCTCGACGTACGCGACCTGGTGGATCCGGCAGGCCATGTCCCGCGCGCTGGCCGACCAGGCACGCACCATAAGGGTCCCGGTCCATGTCGTCGAACTGATCAACCGTGTCATCCGGGTCCAGCGCCGGATGCTCCAGGAACGCGGCTACGAACCGACGCCCGAGGAGGTCGCCGCCCAGCTCGACCTGACCCCGGAGCGGGTGGGCGAGGTGCTGCGCCTGGCCCAGGAACCCGTCTCCCTGCACGCCCCGGTCGGGGAGGAGGACGACGTCTCGCTCGGCGACCTGATCGAGGACGGCGACGCCGCGTCCCCGGTGGAGTCCGCCGCGTTCCTGCTGCTGCGCGAGCACCTGGAGGTGGTGCTCTCCACGCTCAACGAGCGCGAGCGGAAGGTGGTCCAGCTGCGGTACGGGCTGGCCGACGGGCGGCCCCGCACGCTCGAGGAGATCGGCCGGATCTTCGGCGTGACCCGCGAACGGATCCGCCAGATCGAGTCCAAGACCCTCAACAAGCTCCGGGACCACGCCTTCGCCGACCAGCTCCGCGGCTACCTCGACTGA